One region of Oryza sativa Japonica Group chromosome 10, ASM3414082v1 genomic DNA includes:
- the LOC4349010 gene encoding probable receptor-like protein kinase At2g42960: protein MSTGETLRAELSSRTPPFGLRLWIVIGISIWVVIFFILGFMCLWSIYRRKPKKSFDKIPVSQIPDVSKEIAVDEVREHAVVENFRVQESHAISVQEKHYEKDSGKMLAHLVRSKSSDADNLSQCSSVYQCDRAGSSYSGDEGSSGNARRHFSQYATVSASPLVGLPEFSHLGWGHWFTLRDLEHATNRFSKENVIGEGGYGVVYRGRLINGTDVAIKKLLNNMGQAEKEFRVEVEAIGHVRHKNLVRLLGYCVEGIHRMLVYEYVNNGNLEQWLHGAMRQHGVLTWEARMKVVLGIAKALAYLHEAIEPKVVHRDIKSSNILIDEEFNGKLSDFGLAKMLGAGKSHITTRVMGTFGYVAPEYANTGLLNEKSDVYSFGVLLLEAVTGRDPVDYGRPANEVHLVEWLKMMVGTRRSEEVVDPDMEVKPTIRALKRALLVALRCVDPDSEKRPTMGHVVRMLEAEDVPSREDRRSRRGNTANADTESKTSSSEFEISGDRRDSGPSARFQP, encoded by the exons ATGTCGACAGGTGAAACCCTGCGTGCAGAGCTATCATCCAGGACGCCGCCTTTCGGTTTGAGGCTATGGATTGTGATTGGAATCAGTATTTGGGTGGTGATCTTCTTTATACTAGGTTTCATGTGCCTCTGGTCCATATACCGAAGGAAGCCGAAGAAGTCCTTTGATAAGATTCCAGTATCTCAAATCCCGGATGTTTCCAAGGAGATTGCAGTAGATGAAGTTCGTGAGCATGCTGTTGTCGAAAACTTCCGTGTGCAAGAAAGCCACGCGATATCGGTGCAGGAGAAACATTACGAGAAAGATTCAGGGAAAATGCTGGCACACTTGGTTAGGAGTAAATCGAGTGATGCCGATAATTTGAGCCAATGCAGCTCGGTGTACCAATGTGATAGGGCTGGTAGCTCGTATTCTGGTGATGAAGGCAGCTCGGGCAATGCTAGGAGGCACTTTTCTCAATATGCAACTGTCTCAGCATCCCCTCTGGTTGGTCTCCCAGAATTCTCTCATCTGGGCTGGGGTCATTGGTTTACTCTGAGAGATTTGGAGCATGCAACAAATCGGTTTTCCAAGGAGAATGTCATTGGAGAGGGTGGATATGGGGTAGTTTACCGTGGTCGACTCATAAATGGAACTGACGTCGCAATAAAGAAGCTTCTTAATAATAT GGGCCAGGCAGAAAAGGAGTTCAGGGTTGAAGTTGAGGCTATTGGCCACGTCAGGCATAAGAATCTTGTCCGCCTTCTAGGATATTGTGTTGAGGGAATCCACAG GATGCTTGTATACGAATATGTGAATAACGGGAACTTAGAACAGTGGCTTCATGGTGCCATGCGCCAACATGGTGTTCTTACCTGGGAAGCCCGAATGAAAGTTGTTCTTGGAATTGCTAAAGC GCTTGCTTATTTACATGAAGCAATAGAGCCAAAAGTTGTACACCGGGATATCAAATCAAGCAACATACTAATCGATGAAGAATTCAATGGCAAACTTTCTGATTTTGGCTTGGCTAAGATGCTGGGTGCAGGGAAGAGCCATATCACAACTCGAGTTATGGGAACTTTTGG GTATGTGGCCCCTGAGTATGCCAACACAGGTCTGTTAAACGAGAAGAGTGATGTCTACAGTTTTGGTGTGCTATTACTGGAAGCAGTGACTGGTAGAGATCCAGTTGATTATGGCCGGCCTGCTAATGAG GTGCATCTAGTGGAGTGGCTCAAAATGATGGTTGGCACAAGAAGATCTGAAGAGGTAGTTGACCCTGACATGGAGGTCAAACCGACCATTCGGGCTCTTAAGCGTGCTCTCCTAGTGGCACTGAGGTGCGTCGACCCAGACTCTGAGAAAAGACCTACTATGGGTCATGTTGTTCGGATGCTCGAGGCAGAAGATGTCCCATCCCGTGAG GaccggaggagccggaggggCAACACTGCCAATGCAGATACCGAGTCCAAGACAAGCTCAAGCGAATTCGAGATAAGTGGCGATAGAAGGGACTCAGGGCCATCAGCAAGGTTTCAACCCTAA
- the LOC4349011 gene encoding cOBRA-like protein 4 precursor, with protein sequence MAIGVGGCCAVLLAAALLFSSPATTYAYDSLDPNGNITIKWDVMQWTPDGYAAVVTLSNYQQFRHIQPPGWQLGWTWQQKEVIWSMYGAQAIEQGDCSMSKEGSNVPHSCKKHPTVVDLLPGAPIDLQIANCCKAGSLSAFSQDPANSAASFQIIVGHSGNSNETVRVPKNFSLMAPGPGYTCSRAMIVKPSRFLSPDGRRATQVLMTWNVICTYSQFLAQKVPSCCVSLSSFDNDKTVDCPTCSCGCRNEKSTTGKCVKKNAPDLQSIIHGPGRWTWQPLLQCTSHMCPVKINWHLMLKDKEHYRVKITVTNLNYRMNFTEWNLVVQYHPILDITQISGFNYKSIQVGKINDTTMLWGVKPYYDLLMQAGPLGNVQGELIVRKDFRASSTTNNNKGRAFPVRVYFNGDNCVMPPPDAYPVSITA encoded by the exons ATGGCGATTGGTGTTGGTGGCTGCTGCGCCGTGCtgctcgcggcggcgctgctcttCTCCTCTCCGGCCACCACAT ATGCTTATGATTCCCTGGATCCAAACGGCAACATCACGATAAAATGGGATGTGATGCAATGGACTCCTGATGGCTATGCT GCCGTTGTCACACTGTCCAACTACCAGCAATTCCGGCACATCCAGCCACCGGGGTGGCAGCTGGGGTGGACATGGCAGCAGAAGGAGGTGATCTGGTCCATGTACGGCGCGCAGGCCATCGAGCAGGGCGACTGCTCCATGTCCAAGGAGGGCAGCAATGTCCCCCACAGCTGCAAGAAGCATCCCACCGTCGTCGACCTCCTCCCGGGCGCCCCAATCGACCTGCAGATCGCCAACTGCTGCAAGGCTGGATCACTGAGCGCATTCAGCCAGGACCCGGCAAATTCTGCCGCGTCGTTTCAGATCATTGTAGGCCATTCTGGGAACAGCAATGAGACTGTTAGGGTGCCGAAGAACTTCAGTCTTATGGCGCCTGGTCCGGGGTATACCTGTAGCCGTGCTATGATTGTGAAGCCTAGTAGGTTTTTAAGTCCGGATGGGAGGAGGGCGACTCAAGTTCTGA TGACATGGAATGTGATCTGCACATACTCCCAATTTCTTGCACAAAAGGTTCCATCCTGCTGTGTTTCTCTCTCGTCGTTCGACAATGACAAAACTGTTGACTGCCCAACATGCTCTTGTGGCTGCCGAAATGAAAAATCTACTACAGGAAAATGTGTAAA GAAGAATGCACCTGATTTGCAATCCATCATTCACGGCCCTGGCAGATGGACCTGGCAGCCTCTTCTCCAGTGCACTTCACACATGTGCCCAGTGAAAATTAACTGGCACTTGATGCTCAAAGACAAGGAACACTACAGAGTGAAAATCACTGTCACTAACTTGAACTACCGCATGAATTTCACCGAATGGAACCTGGTTGTTCAGTATCATCCCATCCTCGATATCACCCAGATATCTGGCTTCAATTACAAGTCAATCCAAGTCGGCAAAATAA ATGATACTACGATGCTATGGGGAGTAAAGCCCTACTATGATTTGCTCATGCAAGCTGGTCCGCTTGGAAATGTGCAAGGAGAACTGATTGTGAGAAAGGATTTCAGGGCTTCTTCCACTACTAACAATAACAAGGGAAGGGCCTTCCCAGTCCGTGTGTACTTCAACGGTGATAACTGTGTGATGCCGCCTCCGGATGCATATCCAGTTAGTATTACGGCTTAG
- the LOC4349012 gene encoding probable prolyl 4-hydroxylase 3, with amino-acid sequence MAGSRAAGRGGRPLLGGGGGKRGGGGGGGGGGGGKSSSYTTTVILAALLLASVALLLLVALGALSLPSGGGVGVGHAGIGLPRPRPRFRRSAAFESGLEMRGGEKGEPWTEVLSWEPRAFLYHNFLSKEECEYLISLAKPHMKKSTVVDASTGGSKDSRVRTSSGMFLGRGQDKIIRTIEKRISDYTFIPVENGEGLQVLHYEVGQKYEPHFDYFHDEFNTKNGGQRIATLLMYLSDVEEGGETIFPSSKANSSSSPFYNELSECAKKGLAVKPKMGDALLFWSMRPDGSLDATSLHGGCPVIKGNKWSSTKWMRVHEYKI; translated from the exons ATGGCGGGGAGcagggcggcggggcggggagggaggccgctgctggggggagggggcgggaaacgcggcggcggcggcggcggcggtggtggtggaggggggaagtcgtcgtcgtacaCGACGACGGTGATCctggcggcgctgctgctggcGTCGGtggcgctgctcctcctcgtGGCGCTCGGCGCGCTCTCGCTGccctcgggcggcggcgtcggcgtcggccacgccggcatcggcctcccccgcccgcgcccgcgcttcCGCAGATCCGCCGCGTTCGAGTC GGGGCTGGAGATGCGCGGGGGCGAGAAGGGGGAGCCGTGGACGGAGGTGCTGTCGTGGGAGCCCCGGGCGTTCTTGTATCACAATTTCCTC TCGAAGGAAGAATGTGAGTATCTGATTTCATTGGCAAAGCCTCACATGAAGAAATCTACTGTTGTTGATGCATCAACTGGAGGGAGTAAAGATAGCAG GGTTCGAACGAGTTCAGGAATGTTCCTTGGAAGAGGGCAGGACAAAATTATCCGTACGATCGAGAAAAGGATATCAGACTACACCTTCATACCTGTAG AGAACGGAGAGGGTCTTCAAGTCCTCCACTATGAAGTTGGACAGAAGTATGAACCTCACTTCGATTACTTCCATGATGAATTCAACACCAAAAACGGGGGGCAGCGTATAGCAACTCTTCTTATGTATCT TTCTGATGTTGAAGAGGGTGGTGAGACTATTTTCCCCTCTTCTAAAGCTAACAGCAGCTCATCACCATTTTATAATGAGCTGTCTGAATGTGCTAAGAAGGGTTTGGCTGTCAAACCCAAGATGGGAGATGCTTTGCTTTTCTGGAGCATGAGGCCTGATGGGTCTTTGGATGCCACAAGCCTTCATG GTGGATGTCCAGTGATAAAAGGTAACAAATGGTCATCGACAAAGTGGATGCGTGTTCATGAGTACAAGATATAG
- the LOC4349013 gene encoding lanC-like protein GCL2 isoform X1 gives MGNGGGGNKKGRRDSPSPPLETPPRGELPSTSSSSSSRATKRHRVAGMADRYFPNDLPDFVAEAPDGGRGLLSLPYSSLSERLLRAALRIKDKVMEETWTRARRQVTDYTLYTGALGTALLLFKSFQVTGNRADLALAGDIVKECDAASRGLPRRFLTFICGRAGVCALGAVIAKHCNDQLLLTHYLSSFDEIIVTEKVPNELLYGRAGYLWACLFLNTHLGEKTIPHEHITSVAKDIIDEGRKLAKKGNCPLMYEWHGKKYWGAAHGLAGIMHVLMHTELKLDEKDDVKNTLLYMIRNRYPTGNYPSSEGSESDRLVHWCHGAPGVALTLAKAYQVFHDEHFKQTAAEAAEVVWNRGLLKRVGICHGVSGNAYVFLSLYRLTGNVEYLYRAKAFACFLLEKADQLIADGAMHGGDHPFSLFEGRAGMAYLLLDMVSPSESKFPAYEL, from the exons atgggaAACGGTGGTGGTGGGaacaagaaggggaggagagactcgccgtcgccgccgctcgagaCCCCCCCGCGCGGCGAGTtgccgtcgacgtcgtcgtcctcctcctcgcgcgccACCAAGCGTCACCGCGTGGCGGGCATGGCGGACCGCTACTTCCCCAACGACCTCCCGGACTTCGTCgccgaggcccccgacggcggccgcggcttGCTGTCGCTCCCTTACTCCAGCCTCTCCGAAAggctcctccgcgccgcgctcCGGATCAAGGACAAG GTCATGGAGGAGACGTGGACCAGGGCGCGGCGACAGGTGACGGACTACACGCTCTACACGGGCGCGCTCGGCACGGCGCTCCTGCTGTTCAAGTCCTTCCAGGTCACCGGCAACCGCGCCgacctcgccctcgccggcgacatcgTCAAGGAGTGCGACGCCGCGTCGCGTGGCCTGCC ACGCAGGTTCTTGACATTCATCTGTGGGAGGGCTGGGGTTTGCGCTCTTGGTGCAGTGATTGCAAAACATTGCAATGACCAGCTGCTACTCACACACTACCTGAGCTCATTTGATGAG ATAATAGTCACTGAGAAAGTTCCCAATGAGTTGTTATATGGAAGAGCAGGGTATTTGTGGGCTTGCTTGTTCTTGAATACGCATCTCGGCGAGAAGACAATTCCCCATGAGCACATT ACTTCTGTGGCAAAGGACATCATCGATGAGGGAAGAAAGCTGGCTAAAAAGGGGAACTGCCCCCTGATGTATGAATGGCATGGAAAGAAGTACTGGGGTGCTGCTCATGGGCTTGCTGGCATTATGCATGTCCTCATGCACACTGAACTCAAGCTAGATGAGAAGGATGATGTTAAGAACACTCTGCTATACATGATCAGGAACAGGTATCCTACTGGCAACTATCCATCGAGTGAAGGCAGTGAATCTGACCGCTTGGTGCATTGGTGCCATGGTGCCCCTGGTGTTGCTCTTACACTCGCTAAAGCTTATCAG GTCTTCCATGATGAACATTTCAAGCAGACGGCTGCAGAGGCTGCAGAAGTTGTCTGGAACCGGGGACTTCTCAAGAGAGTTGGAATATGCCATGGTGTAAGTGGGAACGCCTATGTATTTCTCTCACTCTACCGGCTAACTGGCAATGTTGAGTACCTGTACCGGGCTAAGGCTTTTGCTTGCTTTCTGCTTGAGAAAGCTGATCAGTTGATTGCTGATGGGGCCATGCATGGGGGTGATCACCCATTTTCATTGTTTGAAGGGAGGGCTGGGATGGCTTACCTCCTTCTAGACATGGTTAGCCCATCAGAATCAAAGTTCCCGGCCTATGAGCTTTGA
- the LOC4349013 gene encoding lanC-like protein GCL2 isoform X2, which produces MGNGGGGNKKGRRDSPSPPLETPPRGELPSTSSSSSSRATKRHRVAGMADRYFPNDLPDFVAEAPDGGRGLLSLPYSSLSERLLRAALRIKDKVMEETWTRARRQVTDYTLYTGALGTALLLFKSFQVTGNRADLALAGDIVKECDAASRGLPFLTFICGRAGVCALGAVIAKHCNDQLLLTHYLSSFDEIIVTEKVPNELLYGRAGYLWACLFLNTHLGEKTIPHEHITSVAKDIIDEGRKLAKKGNCPLMYEWHGKKYWGAAHGLAGIMHVLMHTELKLDEKDDVKNTLLYMIRNRYPTGNYPSSEGSESDRLVHWCHGAPGVALTLAKAYQVFHDEHFKQTAAEAAEVVWNRGLLKRVGICHGVSGNAYVFLSLYRLTGNVEYLYRAKAFACFLLEKADQLIADGAMHGGDHPFSLFEGRAGMAYLLLDMVSPSESKFPAYEL; this is translated from the exons atgggaAACGGTGGTGGTGGGaacaagaaggggaggagagactcgccgtcgccgccgctcgagaCCCCCCCGCGCGGCGAGTtgccgtcgacgtcgtcgtcctcctcctcgcgcgccACCAAGCGTCACCGCGTGGCGGGCATGGCGGACCGCTACTTCCCCAACGACCTCCCGGACTTCGTCgccgaggcccccgacggcggccgcggcttGCTGTCGCTCCCTTACTCCAGCCTCTCCGAAAggctcctccgcgccgcgctcCGGATCAAGGACAAG GTCATGGAGGAGACGTGGACCAGGGCGCGGCGACAGGTGACGGACTACACGCTCTACACGGGCGCGCTCGGCACGGCGCTCCTGCTGTTCAAGTCCTTCCAGGTCACCGGCAACCGCGCCgacctcgccctcgccggcgacatcgTCAAGGAGTGCGACGCCGCGTCGCGTGGCCTGCC GTTCTTGACATTCATCTGTGGGAGGGCTGGGGTTTGCGCTCTTGGTGCAGTGATTGCAAAACATTGCAATGACCAGCTGCTACTCACACACTACCTGAGCTCATTTGATGAG ATAATAGTCACTGAGAAAGTTCCCAATGAGTTGTTATATGGAAGAGCAGGGTATTTGTGGGCTTGCTTGTTCTTGAATACGCATCTCGGCGAGAAGACAATTCCCCATGAGCACATT ACTTCTGTGGCAAAGGACATCATCGATGAGGGAAGAAAGCTGGCTAAAAAGGGGAACTGCCCCCTGATGTATGAATGGCATGGAAAGAAGTACTGGGGTGCTGCTCATGGGCTTGCTGGCATTATGCATGTCCTCATGCACACTGAACTCAAGCTAGATGAGAAGGATGATGTTAAGAACACTCTGCTATACATGATCAGGAACAGGTATCCTACTGGCAACTATCCATCGAGTGAAGGCAGTGAATCTGACCGCTTGGTGCATTGGTGCCATGGTGCCCCTGGTGTTGCTCTTACACTCGCTAAAGCTTATCAG GTCTTCCATGATGAACATTTCAAGCAGACGGCTGCAGAGGCTGCAGAAGTTGTCTGGAACCGGGGACTTCTCAAGAGAGTTGGAATATGCCATGGTGTAAGTGGGAACGCCTATGTATTTCTCTCACTCTACCGGCTAACTGGCAATGTTGAGTACCTGTACCGGGCTAAGGCTTTTGCTTGCTTTCTGCTTGAGAAAGCTGATCAGTTGATTGCTGATGGGGCCATGCATGGGGGTGATCACCCATTTTCATTGTTTGAAGGGAGGGCTGGGATGGCTTACCTCCTTCTAGACATGGTTAGCCCATCAGAATCAAAGTTCCCGGCCTATGAGCTTTGA
- the LOC4349014 gene encoding uncharacterized protein isoform X1 has translation MDQRIEHSYLPIRGLKLHIAHIGKGLNLTSFLLTSASLCFFLLFRKNAAQLLDLVIPGEAATLLFVHGFPEVWYSWRHQMIAAAAAGFRAIALDFPGYGLSEPPADLTQASWQGLMNDLLAILDSLSIPKVFLVAKDFGVKPAYDLALCHPDRVCGIVSLGVPPLVESLSFSGLPEGFYIHRWREPGRAEADFGRFDTRRILRTIYILFSRSEIPVAKQGQEIMDLADESTPMPQWFTEEDLSAYTDLYEKSGLMTAIQIPYRTKAAKAEGANPRFEMPMFVIMGQKDYILKFPALKEYMSSEKLKEIAPDYGITYIPEGSHFVQEQFPDLVNQLVIDFVSKHA, from the exons ATGGATCAGAGGATTGAGCACTCCTACCTGCCCATCAGAGGCCTGAAGCTTCACATAGCTCACATTGGAAAAGGTCTGAATCTTACCTCATTTTTGTTGACATCAGCATCTCTCTGCTTTTTTTTGCTCTTCCGAAAGAATGCAGCTCAGCTTCTTGATTTGGTTATTCCAGGTGAAGCTGCAACTCTGCTCTTCGTTCATGGCTTCCCTGAGGTGTGGTACTCATGGAGGCACCAGAtgattgcagcagcagcagccgggtTCCGTGCTATTGCACTTGATTTCCCAGGCTATGGCCTCTCGGAGCCACCGGCTGACCTAACACAGGCGTCATGGCAGGGCCTGATGAATGACCTCTTGGCCATTCTAGACTCGCTGTCGATTCCCAAG GTGTTCCTTGTTGCAAAGGATTTTGGAGTCAAACCAGCATATGATCTTGCCCTCTGCCATCCGGACCGCGTATGTGGTATTGTGAGCTTAGGTGTGCCACCTCTTGTGGAAAGCCTCAGTTTCAGTGGACTTCCTGAGGGATTTTACATACACAGATGGAGg GAACCTGGGAGAGCAGAGGCGGATTTTGGCCGATTCGACACGAGGAGGATCTTGCGCACAATCTACATCCTCTTCTCCAGGAGTGAGATTCCAGTTGCCAAGCAAGGACAAGAGATCATGGACCTTGCAGATGAATCAACACCGATGCCTCAGTGGTTCACCGAAGAAGACCTCTCAGCTTACACCGACCTGTATGAGAAATCAGGTCTCATGACTGCTATCCAAATTCCATATAG GACCAAGGCTGCAAAAGCAGAAGGTGCTAATCCAAGGTTTGAAATGCCAATGTTTGTGATTATGGGTCAGAAAGACTACATCCTCAAGTTTCCAGCACTGAAGGAATATATGTCAAGTGAAAAACTGAAAGAAATTGCTCCAGACTACGGGATCACTTACATCCCAGAAGGATCCCATTTTGTTCAGGAGCAATTCCCTGACCTGGTGAATCAGCTTGTGATAGACTTCGTCAGTAAACATGCATGA
- the LOC4349014 gene encoding uncharacterized protein isoform X2 — MDQRIEHSYLPIRGLKLHIAHIGKGEAATLLFVHGFPEVWYSWRHQMIAAAAAGFRAIALDFPGYGLSEPPADLTQASWQGLMNDLLAILDSLSIPKVFLVAKDFGVKPAYDLALCHPDRVCGIVSLGVPPLVESLSFSGLPEGFYIHRWREPGRAEADFGRFDTRRILRTIYILFSRSEIPVAKQGQEIMDLADESTPMPQWFTEEDLSAYTDLYEKSGLMTAIQIPYRTKAAKAEGANPRFEMPMFVIMGQKDYILKFPALKEYMSSEKLKEIAPDYGITYIPEGSHFVQEQFPDLVNQLVIDFVSKHA; from the exons ATGGATCAGAGGATTGAGCACTCCTACCTGCCCATCAGAGGCCTGAAGCTTCACATAGCTCACATTGGAAAAG GTGAAGCTGCAACTCTGCTCTTCGTTCATGGCTTCCCTGAGGTGTGGTACTCATGGAGGCACCAGAtgattgcagcagcagcagccgggtTCCGTGCTATTGCACTTGATTTCCCAGGCTATGGCCTCTCGGAGCCACCGGCTGACCTAACACAGGCGTCATGGCAGGGCCTGATGAATGACCTCTTGGCCATTCTAGACTCGCTGTCGATTCCCAAG GTGTTCCTTGTTGCAAAGGATTTTGGAGTCAAACCAGCATATGATCTTGCCCTCTGCCATCCGGACCGCGTATGTGGTATTGTGAGCTTAGGTGTGCCACCTCTTGTGGAAAGCCTCAGTTTCAGTGGACTTCCTGAGGGATTTTACATACACAGATGGAGg GAACCTGGGAGAGCAGAGGCGGATTTTGGCCGATTCGACACGAGGAGGATCTTGCGCACAATCTACATCCTCTTCTCCAGGAGTGAGATTCCAGTTGCCAAGCAAGGACAAGAGATCATGGACCTTGCAGATGAATCAACACCGATGCCTCAGTGGTTCACCGAAGAAGACCTCTCAGCTTACACCGACCTGTATGAGAAATCAGGTCTCATGACTGCTATCCAAATTCCATATAG GACCAAGGCTGCAAAAGCAGAAGGTGCTAATCCAAGGTTTGAAATGCCAATGTTTGTGATTATGGGTCAGAAAGACTACATCCTCAAGTTTCCAGCACTGAAGGAATATATGTCAAGTGAAAAACTGAAAGAAATTGCTCCAGACTACGGGATCACTTACATCCCAGAAGGATCCCATTTTGTTCAGGAGCAATTCCCTGACCTGGTGAATCAGCTTGTGATAGACTTCGTCAGTAAACATGCATGA
- the LOC9267999 gene encoding uncharacterized protein, with product MADQIEHLHLPIRGLNLHIAQVGKDELGTVVFLHGFPEIWYSWRHQMLAAAAAGYRAVAPDWRGYGLSGQPPEQEEATWDDLVADVLAILDALAVPGAFLVGKDFGAMPAYDFALRHPARTRGVACLGVPFSPAPASFDAMPEGFYVLRWREAGRAEADFGRHDVRRVVRTIYILFSGADIPVAKEGQEIMDLADASTPLPPWLTEADLDVYASLYENSGFRFPLQMPYRAVHRRPSRKDARFEVPVLMVIGEKDYAFKFPGFEAAVRGGAMERFAPELKIEFLPEGSHFAQEQLPEQVNRLLLGFFTEHPVAAD from the exons ATGGCGGATCAGATCGagcacctccacctccccatcCGTGGCCTCAACCTCCACATCGCTCAAGTCGGCAAAG ATGAGCTCGGGACGGTGGTGTTCTTGCACGGGTTCCCGGAGATATGGTACTCGTGGCGCCACCAgatgctcgccgcggcggccgccgggtaCCGCGCCGTCGCGCCGGACTGGCGCGGGTACGGGCTGTCGGGGCAGCCGCCGGAGCAGGAGGAGGCGACATGGGacgacctcgtcgccgacgtGCTTGCCATCCTCGACGCGCTCGCCGTGCCCGGGGCGTTCCTGGTGGGCAAGGACTTCGGCGCCATGCCCGCCTACGACTTCGCGCTCCGCCACCCGGCGCGCAcccgcggcgtggcgtgcctcGGCGTCCCCTTCAGCCCCGCCCCGGCCTCCTTCGACGCCATGCCCGAGGGCTTCTACGTCCTCCGCTGGCGC GAGGcggggagggcggaggcggactTCGGGCGGCACGATGTGCGGCGGGTGGTGCGCACCATCTACAtcctcttctccggcgccgacaTCCCCGTCGCCAAGGAAGGGCAGGAGATCATGGACCTCGCCGACGCctccacgccgctgccgccgtggcTCACCGAGGCCGACCTCGACGTCTACGCCTCGCTCTACGAGAACTCCGGCTTCCGCTTCCCCCTCCAGATGCCTTACAG GGCGGTACATAGGAGGCCAAGCCGGAAGGACGCGAGGTTCGAGGTGCCGGTGCTGATGGTGATTGGGGAGAAGGACTACGCGTTCAAGTTCCCGGGGTTCGAGGCCGCCGTGCGGGGCGGCGCCATGGAGAGGTTCGCGCCGGAGCTGAAGATCGAGTTCCTCCCGGAGGGGAGCCACTTCGCGCAGGAGCAGCTCCCGGAGCAGGTCAACCGGCTCCTCCTCGGCTTCTTCACCGAGCACCCGGTTGCCGCCGATTGA
- the LOC4349016 gene encoding uncharacterized protein, whose amino-acid sequence MATAEQRQIEHVHLPVRGLTLHVAQAGKGELGTVVFLHGFPEIWYSWRHQMLAVAAAGYRAVAPDWRGYGLSDQPPEPEAAVYDDLIEDLLAILDALAVPKAFLVGKDFGAMPAYDFALRHPNRTCGVMCLGIPLGTAGLSFDTLPEGFYILRWAQPGRAEADFGKYDVKRVVRTIYILFSRSEIPIAKENQEIMDLADLSTPLPEWFSEEDLDVYSSLYENSGFRYPLQMPYRSLHQRKPIGDAKFQVPVFIVMGEKDYVFKFPGIESAMKDGTMEKHAPNIKITYIPEGGHFVQEQFRDYVNELLLGFLKDHPVVI is encoded by the exons ATGGCCACGGCGGAGCAGCGGCAGATCGAGCACGTCCACCTCCCCGTGCGGGGGCTCACCCTCCACGTCGCGCAAGCCGGCAAAG GGGAGCTCGGGACGGTGGTGTTCCTGCACGGGTTCCCGGAGATATGGTACTCGTGGCGCCACCAgatgctcgccgtcgccgccgcagggtACCGCGCCGTCGCGCCGGACTGGCGTGGGTACGGGCTCTCCGACcagccgccggagccggaggcggcggtgtaCGACGACCTCATCGAGGATCTCCTCGCCATCCTCGACGCCCTCGCCGTGCCCAAG GCATTCCTTGTTGGAAAGGATTTTGGGGCAATGCCAGCTTACGACTTTGCTCTCCGTCACCCAAACCGCACATGTGGTGTGATGTGTCTGGGCATCCCCTTAGGCACTGCTGGTTTGTCCTTTGACACATTGCCAGAAGGATTCTACATTTTACGTTGGGCG CAACCAGGAAGAGCAGAAGCTGACTTTGGCAAGTATGATGTAAAGAGAGTTGTGCGCACCATCTACATACTATTCTCTAGGAGCGAGATCCCCATAGCTAAGGAAAATCAAGAGATCATGGATCTTGCAGACTTATCGACACCCCTTCCCGAGTGGTTTAGTGAGGAGGATCTTGATGTCTACTCATCCCTCTATGAGAATTCTGGTTTTAGATATCCGCTACAGATGCCATATag GTCTCTGCACCAGAGAAAACCAATTGGAGATGCAAAATTCCAAGTCCCAGTGTTTATTGTCATGGGAGAAAAAGATTATGTCTTTAAGTTCCCTGGTATCGAGTCTGCTATGAAAGACGGAACTATGGAGAAGCATGCACCAAACATAAAGATCACCTACATCCCTGAAGGAGGGCATTTTGTGCAGGAGCAGTTCCGTGACTATGTGAATGAGCTCCTTCTTGGCTTCTTGAAAGATCATCCTGTGGTTATATAA